CGTCCGGTTCGGAGGGAGGGGGGACGGTCAATCCGTCCTTCCTACCCCTATCTTGCGGGTCCGCTGGTCCCAGATTCCTATCTGGGACCACTCTTCCGACGATTTCGCTGGTCCCAGATTCCCATCTGGGACCCTTCTGTTGACGATTCCCATCGTCATTCTCACCGAACCCGTCGTCTCAAATTTCAGATCAACCGTGCCGCGAGGAGGCGTCCCCGTGTACACGCCGGTTTGCGCGGGTGCTGCGGCCGACATCTTTTGCCGCCACGGTGTCAGTTGCGTTATCCGACTGTCTGTGCTTTAATGGCGTCGCCGGATCTTGTGGCGGCATCTGCCGCGTGCAGCGGCGTTGTCAGCCCAGACTCCAGTCGGCAGTCTCGGCCGGTCGCGGATGCCACCGGAGAAGATCGAGTGACTGAGAAGCTGCCCGTCCGATGTGGGCATGGCTGCTGAAAGACAAGAGTCCTTTGGGCCGGGAAACGGAGTGCTTAGATGAAGCTTCATCGCATCTACAGATTCGTGTTGCTGGCGGCAACGGGAGGTGTGGTCTTTCAGGCCACATCGAGCTGCTCGACCGAATTCAGCAGTACACTCTCAACGGCGCTGCAGCAGGTGATCATTTCCGCCTTCGAGGCAGTGGTCAGGGCTTACCTGAATCAGCTTCTGTACGGGACCATCTGACGTCCCCCGAAAGAACCGTTCCATTCCGGGACACGCGCAGACGGCCGGAGATCCGGCAGGCGGCTTGGCGACGGATCGAGAGCCCTGTTCCCGCCAACGCCGCGAGCTTTGACGGTTCATCGGCCGCGGACGGACTCAGCCACGAAGATGGCTATTGCCTCCTTGAGAGGAAGCTGTGCACCCAACAGCGGTTGAGGAAGCTGCGAAGGTCCCATCTCACGTCGGGGCTGCTGGGGAAATGCGCCTTGACGAATCCGTGCGGATCGCTCACCCACTTGGCATGGTAGTCCGTGAAGGCCACGTTGTGCCCTGTCGTGTGGGGAATGACCTGCGGATTGTCATACAGGAGGGCTTGTTGCTTGCCGAAGTAGACTCGCTCATCTCCGGGGGGTTCCACCGTGGCTCGGTAGTCCTCCTGCCACTGCTTGTAGTCGCCCCAGGAGTCGCCGTAGATCGAGAGGCCGGGTACGTAAGTGAAACTCAGCGTCCCGTCGTCCGAGGGGGCATGCGCCGGGCGAACCGACATGGCATACATGTATCCTCCCCACGTAAGGTACGGAACCGGGCCGGGGTTCTTGAACGTCACCCATCCATACGAGGGATCATCGTAGTTGCGTTCCAGGTTGCTGGGACAATAGAAGAACACGCCTTCCTTCCCGCAGTATTTCCCATAGAGGAGCCCGGCGTTGACGGGCAAACTGCGTGTCCCCGGCCTCGGCCTGCCCCAGACCTGTTCGTCGGATTCCCGAAGGCTGTAACCAGTACCGCCGTGCAGCGGCAGCTTGTGCTTATGGTCGGCCGCATAGGCGGCAAAGCCCAAGCACTGTTGGTGAAGATTGGAGAGACAGACGGTTCGGCGGGCCCGCGCTCTTGCATTGGACAACGACGGCAGCAGGATCGCGATCAACATTGCCAGGATCGCGACGACGACGAGAACCTCGATCAACGTGAAGCCGTGACGATTACGGTAGCCGGCACGAATCATGTTCGTCACCTCCGCCGATTGCGGGCCCGATGGGCAGATCCTGCCGCCCCCGCACGCCACCTGAGGCGGACCGCCTTTTTGCGGGCCGCAACCCACGCGCTCCGCGATCCAGAAACATGCGCGCAAGCCGCACGGATCTCCGGCCGTAAGCTTTTACGGTACGTTCCAATGCGTGACGCGCCCGGTCCGAGGGTCAAAACGCACCATGCCCGCCCGCGTGCCCTCGGTATACTCCCAGAACGTGCCCTCCATCGGGTTCGTACGTT
The genomic region above belongs to Phycisphaerae bacterium and contains:
- a CDS encoding type II secretion system protein; protein product: MIRAGYRNRHGFTLIEVLVVVAILAMLIAILLPSLSNARARARRTVCLSNLHQQCLGFAAYAADHKHKLPLHGGTGYSLRESDEQVWGRPRPGTRSLPVNAGLLYGKYCGKEGVFFYCPSNLERNYDDPSYGWVTFKNPGPVPYLTWGGYMYAMSVRPAHAPSDDGTLSFTYVPGLSIYGDSWGDYKQWQEDYRATVEPPGDERVYFGKQQALLYDNPQVIPHTTGHNVAFTDYHAKWVSDPHGFVKAHFPSSPDVRWDLRSFLNRCWVHSFLSRRQ